One Acidimicrobiia bacterium DNA window includes the following coding sequences:
- a CDS encoding NAD(P)H-dependent oxidoreductase, whose product MTRILGICGSLRANSYNRELLVVLGGFFPDDVSFSIFDAVDVPVFNADLEVDGDPPSVSALKEAIARADLVVFATPEYNGSIPGSMKNLIDWASRAPDPLKGKPAAIIGGTTGRFGTAHAQMMLRHILVYMNCPLLPGMIAFAHLRDSFDGMTLIDDAISGRLEKAAGAMLDWVAKVGSESQV is encoded by the coding sequence GAACTCATACAATCGTGAACTGCTGGTGGTGCTTGGTGGGTTCTTTCCTGACGACGTTTCGTTTTCCATCTTCGACGCCGTCGACGTCCCGGTGTTCAACGCAGATCTCGAGGTCGACGGTGATCCCCCATCGGTGAGTGCCCTCAAAGAGGCGATCGCCAGGGCCGATCTGGTGGTCTTCGCCACACCTGAGTACAACGGAAGCATTCCCGGCAGCATGAAGAACCTCATTGATTGGGCATCGCGGGCGCCCGATCCACTCAAGGGGAAGCCCGCTGCCATCATCGGGGGAACCACCGGCCGGTTTGGCACGGCCCATGCTCAGATGATGCTTCGCCATATCCTCGTGTATATGAATTGTCCCCTTCTGCCAGGCATGATTGCGTTTGCCCACCTGCGCGATTCCTTTGACGGTATGACTCTCATCGATGATGCCATCTCGGGACGGCTGGAAAAAGCCGCTGGTGCCATGCTGGATTGGGTGGCGAAGGTCGGCTCAGAGAGCCAGGTCTAG
- the msrB gene encoding peptide-methionine (R)-S-oxide reductase MsrB: MSTENQDTNLTPEQYHVIREGGTEPAFTGKYWDSKATGQYKCVGCGQPLFGSDTKYDSGSGWPSYWEPLPDARLTEIVDRSLGMVRTEARCANCDAHLGHVFPDGPQPTGQRYCINSAALDFEPET, translated from the coding sequence ATGAGCACTGAAAACCAGGACACCAATCTCACGCCGGAGCAGTATCACGTGATCAGAGAGGGTGGGACCGAACCCGCTTTCACGGGAAAGTACTGGGACAGCAAGGCGACCGGCCAGTACAAATGTGTCGGTTGTGGTCAACCGTTGTTTGGCTCGGATACCAAATACGACTCGGGATCCGGTTGGCCGTCCTACTGGGAGCCGCTTCCGGACGCCCGGCTGACTGAAATCGTCGACCGATCACTCGGAATGGTTCGAACCGAAGCCAGGTGCGCCAACTGCGACGCCCACCTCGGTCATGTCTTTCCAGATGGACCACAACCAACCGGCCAGCGGTACTGCATCAACTCAGCGGCGTTGGACTTCGAGCCCGAGACCTAG
- a CDS encoding DHA2 family efflux MFS transporter permease subunit, with amino-acid sequence MDYSRKWFVMGAVSMGVFLSTIDGSIVNIALPTLQEEFGAQFSSVQWVVLAYLLVLGTLSLLIGRLGDMIGKKRIYTTGFVVFTVGSLASATSQSVGILIGWRIIQAVGAAMILSLGIAILTEAFPPTERGRALGLIGTTVSVGIVVGPTLGGLILSASTWRWIFLVNVPVGIVGTITSIRYIPNTIPGGKQRFDFAGAGLFAVAITSFMLGVTLGGSRGFGSGIVLSLLTMAVVLAIAFVMWERKVDQPIIDLAIFENKLFSINIITGLLAFVCVSGVFFISPFYLERTLGFESRQIGLLLAASPILLAIFAPASGWLSDKIGARPITIAGLLVLLFGYWSFRRLGVDTTPTGFVLALAPIGVGMGLFQSPNNSIIMGSVRPERLGIASGLLNLTRILGQITGIGVLTTFWSIRADAAGGQNDPAGIVSGLHDTMLVAIALIGFGFSLAVWGYLAERRQQTEGATV; translated from the coding sequence GTGGACTACTCACGTAAATGGTTTGTGATGGGCGCCGTGTCAATGGGCGTCTTCCTGTCGACCATCGACGGCAGCATCGTCAACATCGCCCTACCCACGTTGCAAGAGGAGTTTGGAGCCCAATTCTCGTCGGTCCAGTGGGTGGTCCTCGCCTACCTACTCGTGCTGGGGACCTTATCCCTGCTCATCGGCCGCCTCGGCGACATGATCGGGAAGAAGCGCATCTACACCACCGGGTTCGTTGTATTCACAGTCGGTTCCCTGGCATCGGCCACTTCACAATCGGTCGGGATTCTCATCGGGTGGAGAATCATCCAGGCCGTGGGGGCCGCCATGATCCTTTCACTCGGTATCGCCATTCTGACCGAGGCCTTCCCCCCCACCGAGCGCGGAAGAGCCCTGGGTCTCATCGGCACGACCGTCTCGGTAGGCATCGTCGTTGGACCGACTCTGGGCGGCCTGATTCTTTCGGCCTCGACATGGCGATGGATCTTTCTCGTCAACGTCCCCGTAGGAATCGTCGGCACGATTACCTCGATCCGATACATTCCCAACACCATTCCAGGCGGGAAACAGAGGTTTGATTTCGCAGGGGCCGGCCTGTTCGCGGTGGCCATTACCTCGTTCATGCTGGGAGTAACCCTGGGCGGGTCGCGAGGGTTCGGGTCGGGAATCGTACTCAGCCTGTTGACGATGGCTGTCGTGCTCGCCATAGCCTTCGTGATGTGGGAGCGGAAGGTTGATCAACCGATCATCGACCTGGCGATCTTCGAGAACAAACTGTTCTCCATCAACATCATCACTGGACTGTTGGCATTCGTGTGTGTCTCCGGGGTCTTCTTCATCTCGCCGTTCTATCTCGAGCGGACGCTGGGATTCGAATCCCGCCAGATCGGTTTGCTTCTGGCCGCCTCACCGATCCTGCTGGCGATCTTCGCTCCAGCCAGCGGCTGGTTGTCCGACAAGATCGGCGCGCGCCCCATCACGATCGCCGGGCTCCTTGTGTTGCTCTTCGGCTACTGGTCCTTCCGCCGGTTGGGCGTGGACACCACGCCGACCGGGTTTGTTCTCGCACTCGCCCCGATCGGGGTTGGAATGGGTCTATTCCAGTCACCAAACAACTCGATCATCATGGGATCGGTGCGACCAGAACGGCTCGGCATAGCCTCGGGCCTCCTCAACCTGACGCGCATTCTCGGTCAGATAACCGGCATCGGCGTCCTCACCACGTTTTGGTCTATCCGGGCTGACGCGGCCGGCGGCCAGAACGACCCGGCAGGGATCGTGAGCGGCCTCCACGACACCATGTTGGTCGCAATAGCTTTGATCGGTTTCGGGTTTAGTCTGGCAGTGTGGGGATACCTCGCAGAGCGACGGCAACAGACGGAAGGGGCCACCGTATGA
- a CDS encoding DUF58 domain-containing protein gives MGNKRIRIRPTRGVYAIGALATAFLVASRTTGAGWLTVLLAMAAGLLAIGAIGPWLAIRRVTISAVAPSDAVAGRPFSIKLAVDGPSSSIQVRLLKPASEWVEANLPNAGELQAVADRRGVITQLVAEVSTASPVGLMWASRQIVVALPTPVAVAPRVEPVVFAVTTSSPATGSEAIGRRVGAGETVRSIRDYRQGDSLRMIHWPATARLNQPMVKELESPDAPHLVVRLDLNCTPDEADWRAGIAYGHVQKGLAAGVPVRLLTAERSGPHGGAVGSMLEAGRRLAHATNGRPAELPDDERPVTIVDVP, from the coding sequence GTGGGTAACAAACGGATTCGCATACGACCTACCCGGGGGGTGTACGCCATCGGGGCGCTCGCTACCGCGTTTCTCGTCGCCTCTCGTACCACCGGCGCTGGTTGGCTAACCGTGCTGCTCGCTATGGCGGCCGGACTCCTCGCCATCGGTGCGATTGGGCCCTGGTTGGCCATCCGGCGCGTCACCATCTCCGCGGTCGCCCCGAGCGATGCCGTCGCTGGCCGACCGTTCTCGATCAAGCTGGCAGTCGACGGCCCCTCCTCGTCTATTCAGGTCCGCCTGCTCAAACCAGCTTCTGAATGGGTCGAAGCGAACCTTCCGAACGCTGGAGAGCTCCAGGCAGTAGCCGACCGACGAGGGGTCATCACTCAACTGGTGGCTGAGGTGTCGACCGCCTCGCCGGTGGGTCTTATGTGGGCGAGCCGCCAGATTGTCGTCGCTCTACCAACCCCGGTGGCGGTGGCACCACGAGTCGAGCCGGTTGTGTTCGCCGTCACCACCTCCAGTCCTGCCACCGGTTCGGAAGCGATCGGGCGCCGGGTTGGTGCAGGGGAGACGGTTCGCTCGATCCGCGACTACCGGCAGGGCGACTCTCTTCGCATGATCCATTGGCCGGCAACTGCTCGACTGAACCAACCCATGGTCAAGGAATTGGAGTCACCCGACGCCCCCCACCTCGTGGTCCGCCTCGATCTCAACTGCACTCCAGACGAGGCTGACTGGCGAGCCGGCATCGCCTACGGCCATGTGCAGAAGGGCCTGGCGGCCGGGGTCCCCGTCCGACTGCTGACGGCCGAGCGAAGCGGCCCGCACGGCGGTGCGGTCGGTTCCATGCTCGAAGCCGGGCGGCGACTGGCGCACGCCACCAACGGTCGCCCAGCCGAACTCCCCGACGACGAACGACCGGTCACGATCGTCGACGTGCCATGA
- a CDS encoding MoxR family ATPase, with amino-acid sequence MQSAPPAVPTVLAAAPLGSQVASTLFASLSRVIRGKPTELRLIIATLLSGGHILVEDVPGVGKTLLAKSLAASIGGTFRRVQGTPDLLPADLTGVAIYRRSTESWHFRPGPLFANVVIVDEINRATPRTQAALLEAMEERQVSVDGTTHPLPDPFFLIATQNPFEHAGTFPLVEGQLDRFSAIFEMGLPDRETERGLLMGDGGAGQLSGLQAVVSPENLARAIQEVRSLHCSEAVANYILDIVTATRHHPEISLGASPRASLGLLAVARGHATTVGQRFVTPDDVKAVAGSVLSHRIILSGGTNVTAARSIMDDVLRSVTVPRG; translated from the coding sequence ATGCAATCAGCGCCGCCCGCCGTCCCTACCGTGCTTGCCGCAGCTCCGCTCGGCTCCCAGGTCGCCTCCACACTGTTCGCCAGCCTCTCAAGGGTCATTCGCGGTAAGCCCACCGAACTACGCCTCATCATCGCCACCCTGCTTTCCGGAGGCCATATCCTGGTGGAAGACGTCCCGGGCGTTGGCAAGACCCTCCTCGCCAAGTCTCTGGCAGCCTCCATCGGTGGCACGTTTCGCCGGGTGCAAGGCACCCCCGACCTCTTGCCTGCCGACCTCACCGGCGTTGCCATCTACCGTCGATCAACGGAGTCGTGGCACTTCCGTCCGGGCCCACTCTTCGCCAACGTCGTGATCGTTGATGAAATCAACCGCGCCACTCCCCGCACCCAGGCCGCCCTCCTTGAGGCCATGGAGGAAAGACAAGTATCCGTCGACGGCACCACTCACCCCCTGCCCGACCCCTTCTTTCTGATCGCCACCCAGAACCCCTTTGAGCACGCAGGAACGTTTCCCCTTGTCGAAGGGCAACTTGATCGGTTCAGTGCCATCTTCGAAATGGGCTTGCCTGACCGTGAAACGGAGCGGGGCCTTCTGATGGGCGACGGAGGGGCCGGTCAGCTTTCCGGGTTGCAGGCAGTCGTCAGTCCAGAGAACCTTGCCAGGGCGATTCAGGAAGTTCGCAGCCTGCATTGCAGCGAAGCTGTCGCCAATTACATCCTTGATATCGTGACCGCCACCCGCCACCATCCAGAGATCTCCCTCGGAGCGTCCCCCCGCGCCAGTCTTGGCCTCCTGGCCGTGGCGCGCGGCCATGCCACCACCGTCGGCCAACGCTTCGTCACACCTGACGACGTGAAGGCCGTCGCCGGTTCGGTGCTGTCACATCGGATCATCTTGTCAGGAGGGACCAACGTGACCGCTGCGCGATCGATCATGGACGACGTGCTCCGCTCCGTCACCGTTCCCCGTGGGTAA
- a CDS encoding EamA family transporter: MRIRTGIMLALVAATLWGVAGVLAAAVFAEIPVARVAEVRALAGTLAFVPYVLWKREFPSRRTWPYVVAFGVALATVTYTFYLAIDLIGVGPGATIQFIAPVFLLAWNRWIRGDAVPAVAWSAAGAAIIGVGLVARAWEGAALNLPGLAAGLISSVAFAFYLALAERLSKDLSSPGIMAYGFGVAAAIWIVAVPIWNFPTDLSNTAWWQLGAVVIIGTIVPFALEIKALGLAPAPLIGLTATWEPLVATVLAWGFLAQKLTIGQIVGAVMILGAISLIQRNAGEHQPELIPAA; this comes from the coding sequence ATGCGAATCCGGACCGGCATCATGCTCGCACTTGTCGCGGCCACCCTGTGGGGGGTAGCCGGAGTCTTGGCGGCAGCCGTCTTCGCAGAGATTCCCGTAGCCCGGGTCGCAGAAGTGCGGGCTCTCGCCGGCACACTGGCCTTTGTGCCATACGTTCTGTGGAAAAGAGAGTTCCCGTCGCGCCGGACCTGGCCGTATGTCGTTGCCTTCGGGGTAGCTCTGGCAACCGTGACCTACACCTTCTACCTGGCTATCGACCTTATCGGAGTCGGGCCAGGAGCCACCATCCAATTCATCGCTCCCGTGTTCCTGCTGGCATGGAATCGCTGGATTCGCGGCGACGCAGTTCCGGCCGTGGCCTGGTCGGCCGCGGGCGCCGCGATCATCGGCGTCGGCCTGGTGGCCAGGGCGTGGGAAGGCGCCGCTCTGAACCTTCCCGGGCTGGCAGCCGGACTCATTTCATCGGTGGCGTTCGCCTTCTACCTCGCTTTGGCGGAACGACTCAGCAAGGACCTCAGTTCACCGGGAATCATGGCCTACGGGTTCGGGGTGGCAGCGGCCATCTGGATTGTTGCGGTGCCGATCTGGAACTTCCCGACGGATCTTTCCAATACCGCCTGGTGGCAACTGGGCGCCGTGGTCATCATCGGAACCATCGTGCCATTCGCGCTTGAAATCAAGGCACTGGGACTTGCCCCCGCCCCGCTTATCGGTCTGACCGCGACATGGGAGCCGCTGGTTGCCACGGTCCTGGCGTGGGGATTCCTGGCTCAGAAACTGACCATCGGCCAAATCGTGGGTGCCGTCATGATCCTCGGAGCCATCTCGCTCATCCAACGCAACGCAGGCGAACATCAGCCAGAACTCATCCCGGCTGCCTGA